A single window of Dehalococcoidales bacterium DNA harbors:
- a CDS encoding Hint domain-containing protein, which produces MGKWLLLLTMALVILPFGCGQQTQPPPEPPAAYSLPELKYLVLDSFDEVFWCDPDFYPVGRPGQEENNALEQFTLIRSDEAEFSAILQRLNLPGKDDYADEEKLLIYREHKRLTYQVEMTLSGATYQFSLRVKEGQGERIEGTVTASGSIKVSRREPSFNTCPICLTKGTLIDTPGGPVPVEQLHEGMTVWTADSAGNRVRGVVLKTAMVPAPSSFQVVKVTLSDGRTVTASPGHPTAEGRALGDYRNGDNLDGTPVVAVEHVSYDGATYDLLPSGGTGLYWANGILLKSTVVAE; this is translated from the coding sequence ATGGGGAAATGGCTACTGTTACTGACAATGGCGCTGGTTATTCTCCCGTTCGGATGTGGGCAGCAGACACAACCACCACCTGAACCACCAGCCGCGTATTCGCTACCCGAGCTAAAATACCTTGTCCTGGATAGCTTTGACGAGGTGTTCTGGTGCGACCCTGATTTCTACCCGGTCGGGCGACCCGGACAGGAGGAAAACAATGCGCTGGAACAATTCACTCTTATCCGCTCGGATGAGGCTGAATTCTCAGCGATTCTGCAGCGTCTGAATCTGCCTGGCAAAGACGACTACGCCGACGAGGAAAAGCTGCTCATCTACCGTGAACACAAGAGGCTCACCTACCAGGTGGAGATGACTTTATCCGGAGCCACCTACCAGTTCAGCTTGCGTGTGAAAGAAGGACAGGGAGAGCGCATCGAAGGGACAGTCACCGCATCTGGCAGTATAAAGGTATCAAGACGGGAGCCGAGCTTTAATACCTGTCCCATCTGTCTGACGAAGGGTACTCTCATCGATACACCCGGCGGTCCGGTCCCTGTGGAGCAACTGCACGAAGGAATGACGGTGTGGACTGCCGATAGCGCAGGCAACCGGGTCAGGGGAGTTGTCCTCAAGACCGCGATGGTACCGGCGCCCTCTTCATTTCAGGTGGTAAAGGTGACCCTGAGTGACGGACGTACTGTCACCGCTTCACCGGGCCATCCTACAGCTGAAGGACGTGCTTTGGGTGACTACCGGAACGGCGATAATCTGGATGGGACGCCGGTGGTGGCGGTCGAACACGTATCCTACGATGGGGCTACCTATGACTTACTGCCTTCCGGCGGCACGGGACTCTACTGGGCCAACGGCATCCTGCTAAAGAGCACCGTAGTAGCAGAATGA